DNA from Ruficoccus amylovorans:
TAGTCTGCGCGGCGTATCACCAGGCGACTATCAGGTCATTCTGGAAACACTCAGCAAGCTCAGAGCCCATGCCCAGGCGGAAGGGATGAGCGCAAAGCAACTATCTCCCCTCGACAAAAGCATCGAGTACTACGAAAGCTTTAGCCTCATCAAAGATGTCGAGCCCGCACAACGCATCCTGGCGTCACTGGATGAGCCTAAAGCGTGTATCGATATTTTAAATACACGCACCTACTCTCGCATCACCGGAAAAATGCGAGTCGCCGCCAATGTCTTTCCTGACGATGCGGTGCGGGCAGCGACTCAAAAGGCGCAGTCCTCGTTTGCGACGCTGGACCCGGTCCGACTGGTATGGCTGTCCAAGGCCCTGATCCTTGCCCTGCTCGCTTTGCTGGCCTATGTGGTCTCAGGCCTGGGCATGCTCGTCATGTGCCTGATCGGCTTTCTGCTCATCATGTCAATGGGCATGTGGGACCTGACGATGCTGACACTCGCCATGGTCGTTTCCGCAACCCTGTTTGCGCTCATCCTCGGAGTTCCTCTAGGTGTACTCGCCGCGCGCAGCAGATCTGCCGAAAAAGTCATCCGCCCGGTACTGGACTTTATGCAAACGCTTCCAGCTTTCGTGTATTTGATTCCGGCCGTATTCTTCTTCAGTCTCGGGGTCGTCCCTGGCGCCTTTGCCACGCTCATTTTCGCCATGCCGCCCGCGGTACGCTTTACGACGCTGGGCATCAGGCAAGTACCCGAGGAAGTCGTCGAAGCTGCGGACGCCTTTGGCGCCAACGACTGGCAGATGCTGGTCAAGGCCCAATTGCCGATTGCGATGCCGACCATTATGGCAGGCCTCAACCAGACCATCATGCTCTCACTGTCGATGGTGGTCATCGTCGGTATGATCGGGGCTGGCGGGCTGGGTGAAGCCGTCTTGAGCGGCATCCAGCAGATGGAGATGGGGTATGGCTTCGAGAGCGGGCTTTCCATCGTTATTCTCGCGATCTATCTCGACCGCCTCACTCAGGCTATGGGTAATAAGAAAAAGAGCTAACATTCCACCCTCTGTATTTTATGACAACGAACAGACGTAACACCGCCATCGCCTTCATGCTGGCAGCGGCAGCGCTCATCGTGAGTGGCTGCAAGGAAAAGACAACCACGAGCGCCAATGCCACAGACGACGCCAACACACAGCGGGCTCCTTTGAGTAACACGATCCAAATCGCCTACCCCAACTGGGCCGAAGGCATTGCCATGACTCATCTCGCCAAGGCTGTGATCGAGGATAAGCTCGGCTACGATGTGGAGCT
Protein-coding regions in this window:
- a CDS encoding ABC transporter permease subunit; the encoded protein is MRVAANVFPDDAVRAATQKAQSSFATLDPVRLVWLSKALILALLALLAYVVSGLGMLVMCLIGFLLIMSMGMWDLTMLTLAMVVSATLFALILGVPLGVLAARSRSAEKVIRPVLDFMQTLPAFVYLIPAVFFFSLGVVPGAFATLIFAMPPAVRFTTLGIRQVPEEVVEAADAFGANDWQMLVKAQLPIAMPTIMAGLNQTIMLSLSMVVIVGMIGAGGLGEAVLSGIQQMEMGYGFESGLSIVILAIYLDRLTQAMGNKKKS